The following coding sequences lie in one Colius striatus isolate bColStr4 chromosome 14, bColStr4.1.hap1, whole genome shotgun sequence genomic window:
- the C14H16orf87 gene encoding UPF0547 protein C16orf87 homolog isoform X1 produces the protein MSSSRAKKVKMATKSCPECDQQVPVACKSCPCGYIFISRKLLHAKRAERSPPITENKSEAKRRRTERVKREKINSAVNKDLENRKRSRSNSHSDHSRRGRGRPKSASAKKHEEEREKQEKEVDMYANLSDEKAFVFSVALAEINRKIINQRLIL, from the exons ATGTCCTCGAGCAGGGCCAAGAAAGTGAAGATGGCCACCAAGTCCTGTCCGGAGTGCGACCAGCAG GTTCCTGTTGCATGTAAATCATGTCCCTGTGGCTACATATTTATTAGTCGAAAACTCTTGCATGCTAAACGTGCTGAGAGATCACCACCCATCACAG aaaacaagagtGAGGCCAAAAGGAGACGGACAGAGAGAGTTAAGCGAGAGAAGATAAATTCTGCAGTAAATAAAGACTTAGAAAACcgaaaaagatccaggtctaacAGCCATTCAGATCATAGCAGACGAGGAAGAGGAAGACCTAAGAGTGCCTCAGCCAAAAAGCACGAGGAAGAAAGAG agaagcaAGAGAAGGAAGTTGACATGTACGCTAACCTTTCAGATGAAAAGGCCTTCGTATTTTCAGTGGCCTTGGcggaaataaacagaaaaattatcAATCAAAGACTTATTCTGTAA
- the C14H16orf87 gene encoding UPF0547 protein C16orf87 homolog isoform X3, which yields MSSSRAKKVKMATKSCPECDQQVPVACKSCPCGYIFISRKLLHAKRAERSPPITEKQEKEVDMYANLSDEKAFVFSVALAEINRKIINQRLIL from the exons ATGTCCTCGAGCAGGGCCAAGAAAGTGAAGATGGCCACCAAGTCCTGTCCGGAGTGCGACCAGCAG GTTCCTGTTGCATGTAAATCATGTCCCTGTGGCTACATATTTATTAGTCGAAAACTCTTGCATGCTAAACGTGCTGAGAGATCACCACCCATCACAG agaagcaAGAGAAGGAAGTTGACATGTACGCTAACCTTTCAGATGAAAAGGCCTTCGTATTTTCAGTGGCCTTGGcggaaataaacagaaaaattatcAATCAAAGACTTATTCTGTAA
- the C14H16orf87 gene encoding UPF0547 protein C16orf87 homolog isoform X2, which translates to MSSSRAKKVKMATKSCPECDQQVPVACKSCPCGYIFISRKLLHAKRAERSPPITENKSEAKRRRTERVKREKINSAVNKDLENRKRSRSNSHSDHSRRGRGRPKSASAKKHEEERVISDCNVCRTLW; encoded by the exons ATGTCCTCGAGCAGGGCCAAGAAAGTGAAGATGGCCACCAAGTCCTGTCCGGAGTGCGACCAGCAG GTTCCTGTTGCATGTAAATCATGTCCCTGTGGCTACATATTTATTAGTCGAAAACTCTTGCATGCTAAACGTGCTGAGAGATCACCACCCATCACAG aaaacaagagtGAGGCCAAAAGGAGACGGACAGAGAGAGTTAAGCGAGAGAAGATAAATTCTGCAGTAAATAAAGACTTAGAAAACcgaaaaagatccaggtctaacAGCCATTCAGATCATAGCAGACGAGGAAGAGGAAGACCTAAGAGTGCCTCAGCCAAAAAGCACGAGGAAGAAAGAG TTATATCAGACTGTAATGTGTGTAGAACACTGTGGTGA